The Triplophysa rosa linkage group LG25, Trosa_1v2, whole genome shotgun sequence genome window below encodes:
- the atp6ap2 gene encoding LOW QUALITY PROTEIN: renin receptor (The sequence of the model RefSeq protein was modified relative to this genomic sequence to represent the inferred CDS: inserted 1 base in 1 codon; substituted 1 base at 1 genomic stop codon) yields MRLSQKNCDLCLAKQKSRNLLXRHDAERXASALGHVTGVQRKRSPSENLPSMNRSNFCSVFALLSVLAGVLGDRLTVLRNPPYVTFLDGQWPISGEKIPDLVSLTMGFSVREDLYWPGLSAGSLFQRPRANALIVVRGVDSLDLPKNVTSYPLENPVPFTLDSVANTVHTLFADSTPVVLQLAPSEERLYMMGMANTVFEDLPVTLQQIRRRLSQDGSVLTSLPLTSLSRNNEADLLFLSEVQVLYDISTLLQKHKHLAKDPAPDVYSLELAGLEEISRRYGNDSPQFKDATRILTTALQKFADDVSSVYANNAVVEVVTVKTFEVPLTRKSRSILESKQISKPDSPYNLAYKYNYDYAVIFNIILWLMIVLALAVIAISYNLWNMDPGYDSIIYRMTNQKIRLD; encoded by the exons ATGAGATTAAGTCAGAAAAATTGTGATTTATGTCTAGCAAAGCAGAAGAGCCGAAATCTGCTGTGACGTCATGACGCAGAAC CCGCGTCAGCCCTCGGTCATGTGACCGGTGTACAGAGGAAGCGCAGTCCATCAGAAAATCTACCCAGCATGAATCGGTCGAATTTTTGCTCGGTATTTGCGCTTTTAAGCGTTTTAGCAG GTGTTTTGGGTGACAGGTTGACTGTTCTACGCAATCCGCCGTATGTGACTTTTCTGGATGGCCAGTGGCCCATATCGGGCGAGAAGATCCCTGATCTAGTGTCTCTGACCATGGGCTTCTCTGTTCGCGAG GATCTCTATTGGCCGGGTCTGTCGGCGGGCTCTTTGTTCCAGCGCCCGCGTGCCAATGCACTGATCGTCGTTCGTGGCGTGGACAGTCTCGATTTGCCAAAAAACGTCACCTCTTACCCTCTCGAAAAC ccGGTTCCGTTCACTCTGGACAGCGTGGCGAACACCGTTCATACTCTTTTTGCAGACAGCACCCCTGTTGTCCTGCAACTCGCTCCCAGCGAGGAG aGGCTGTATATGATGGGAATGGCAAACACAGTGTTTGAAGATCTGCCCGTGACACTGCAGCAGATTCGGCGACGTCTGTCTCAGGACGGATCTGTGCTCACCTCGCTGCCTCTCACGTCTCTCAGCCGCAACAACGAG GCCGATCTTCTCTTCCTGTCTGAGGTTCAGGTGCTGTACGACATCTCAACACTG TTGCAGAAACACAAGCACCTGGCTAAAGACCCTGCTCCCGATGTCTACTCCCTGGAGCTGGCGGGATTAGAGGAGATTTCCCGTCGGTACGGCAACGACTCCCCGCAGTTCAAGGATGCCACCAGGATCCTGACGACCGCGCTGCAGAAG TTTGCAGATGACGTGTCCAGCGTTTATGCAAACAACGCGGTTGTGGAAGTCGTCACGGTGAAGACGTTCGAAGTTCCTCTCACCCGCAAGTCTCGCTCCATCCTCGAGTCCAAGCAGATC AGTAAACCTGACAGCCCCTACAATCTGGCTTACAAGTACAACTACGACTACGCCGTGATCTTCAACATCATCCTCTGGCTGATGATCGTTTTAGCTCTGGCCGTCATCGCCATTTCATACAACCTCTGGAACATGGATCCCGGATACGATAGCATCATCTACAGAATGACCAATCAGAAGATCCGTCTAGACTGA
- the LOC130549266 gene encoding uncharacterized protein LOC130549266, whose product MLSKSEVNLQLTAEELNAHRMKTTPPLLLYLLLCCQTTESLSDKRVILGGNVTLDCELDNKDIYWVFMKPPESLALIFRTFTADSIKPAFFDQRLKSKYSSKTLSRLFISYITKDELGIYYCEKVDTTGLQLSNGTKLYTTETAHQNMTEENDQPQHMQHNTTTTHLALTLTSISLNVLLFITIIVLLMPRCRKPRHSPKPHQKVDVQPLEDLSAAEYSEIELPTYSRGAPPSQINGIYALLEKPKPDARHTKT is encoded by the exons ATGCTG AGTAAGAGCGAAGTCAACCTGCAGCTCACTGCAGAAGAGTTAAACGCTCACAGAATGAAGACCACACCGCCTTTATTGCTCT ATTTACTGCTTTGTTGTCAAACTACAGAGAGTTTAAGTGATAAACGGGTGATTTTAGGTGGAAATGTGACTTTGGACTGTGAGCTTgataacaaagacatttattggGTTTTCATGAAACCGCCAGAATCTCTAGCGCTGATATTTCGTACTTTTACAGCAGACTCTATAAAACCTGCATTTTTTGATCAAAGACTCAAAAGCAAATATTCATCAAAAACTTTAAGTCgtttatttattagttatatAACAAAAGATGAATTAGGAATATATTATTGTGAAAAAGTAGACACAACAGGTCTACAACTCAGCAATGGGACTAAACTTTATACCACTG AAACTGCCCATCAgaacatgacagaggagaatGATCAACCCCAACACATGCAGCACAACACAACCACAACACATTTGGCTCTGACGCTTACATCCATCTCACTGAACGTCCTGCTGTTTATTACAATAATAG TTTTGTTAATGCCGAGATGTAGGAAACCACGGCACAGTCCAAAACCACATCAAAAAGTTGACGTACAGCCGTTAGAAGACCTGAGCGCAGCTGAG TATTCTGAAATCGAGTTGCCCACGTATTCCAGAGGGGCTCCGCCCAGCCAGATCAATGGAATATACGCCCTCCTCGAGAAACCCAAGCCAGACGccagacacacaaaaacatga